From one Lotus japonicus ecotype B-129 chromosome 3, LjGifu_v1.2 genomic stretch:
- the LOC130746226 gene encoding pre-mRNA-splicing factor sap145-like, which yields MCYTDAGLEKNLTEVELLRMRRERVYEVQRKMDQSELEHDLSGLDVWDATASDPKLLGFLKSYSNTVPMPRHWSQKRVFAGERLWQLPSLDL from the exons ATGTGCTATACTGATGCAGGGTTGGAGAAAAATCTAACTGAGGTTGAGTTGTTGCGgatgagaagagagagagtatATGAGGTTCAAAGGAAAATGGACCAATCGGAACTTGAACACGACTTGAGTGGCTTGGAT GTGTGGGATGCTACTGCATCAGACCCAAAGTTGCTGGGGTTTTTGAAATCTTATAGCAATACCGTACCTATGCCTAGGCATTGGAGTCAGAAGAGAGTTTTTGCAG GGGAGAGGCTGTGGCAATTACCAAGCCTGGACCTGTAG